A genomic stretch from Mya arenaria isolate MELC-2E11 chromosome 10, ASM2691426v1 includes:
- the LOC128204919 gene encoding repetin-like: MYSYGCLDYNGHHDSYGYPEFNGYPNNYNLSHSYGRLYSYGCPNSNGHPDSYGHTYSYCHPESYRHPGLKHFPDSNGHLDSYRDCGSSDYPDSNGPPYSYAHTDHYNKYVSNGDHDSYGHSDYYGHTDYFGHLDSHGHPDYYAHTDFYGHLDSYGHPDYYAHPDYYELYGQPDYYGHPDYYDHTYYYGRPELYGQPDNYGQPDYYEHFD, encoded by the exons ATGTACTCCTATGGTTGCCTGGACTATAATGGTCACCATGACTCGTATGGTTATCCTGAGTTCAACGGTTACCCTAACAACTATAATCTGTCTCACTCCTACGGTCGCCTTTACTCCTATGGTTGCCCGAACTCCAATGGTCACCCTGATTCTTATGGTCACACTTACTCCTATTGTCACCCGGAATCCTATCGTCACCCCGGCTTAAAACATTTCCCTGACTCCAATGGTCACCTGGACTCCTATCGTGACTGTGGCTCAAGTGATTACCCTGACTCAAATGGTCCTCCATACTCCTATGCTCACACTGACCACTATAATAAATATGTCTCTAATGGTGACCATGACTCCTATGGTCACTCTGATTACTATGGTCATACTGACTACTTTGGTCACCTTGACTCCCatggtcaccctgactactatgcTCACACTGACTTCTATGGTCACCTTGACTCGtatggtcaccctgactactatgcTCACCCTGACTATTATG AACTCTACGGCCAAcctgactactatggtcaccctgactactatgaTCACACGTACTACTATGGTCGCCCAGAACTCTACGGCCAACCTGACAACTATGGTCAACCTGACTACTATGAACACTTTGACTAA